gcagcagcagcagcaacaacaacaacaacaacaacaacagacACAACAACAGGCGCATCATCAGATGCAAAGTCATCAAAATCCTCAAAACAATGTcacaaattcacaaaatcagAACGCCCAGCGAGATGAAAACAAAGTTAAGGATGAGGGCGGTAGCTGTACCACCGAACGCTGTAGCGATAATCAAGTTCATTGTCAAGTTCAGTGCGATCTTCAGCTTCAACAACCGCAAGATTTGCAACAGAGCATtatgcagcagcagcagcagcagcagcagcagcagcaaatCGGCGTTAGTATAAGCGGTAATGCTGGTGGCAACGATAATGGAACTGCAACGAAACCTGAGAAAGAAAAGGAACTGCGTCAACTAAACATGGCAcagtaagttgaaaaaatgatatataTATCTCAAATATGTAACTTGTTTTTGTATCTTTGTTTCCCATTCACCGCTCGATGAAATGTTTAAAAACATCTTCTCAACAGGTTTCAAGTACCAGACTTGAAACCCGGTGGTCACATGATGGACGTAAGAACAGCGGATGGTTCGGTAGTGAAGATAAGCGCTGGAAATGAGCAAGATCTCGCTAAGACTCTTGGTGCTGAAATGGTCCAAAACATGTATAAGGTTAACGTTGAGGATATAAACCAATTGCTCGCTTATCACGAAGTATTTGGGAAACTTCAGAGCGAAATAGCAGCTGGTACGACACTCGTTGGTGGGACAGTACCCACTCAAACTGTTACTACTATACAGAATGGAACACCGATCGTTCAACAAGTACAGCTCAACAAATTTGACATCAAGACTAGTGACGGCGAGGCAACGCCTGGACCAAGCGCTTCGCCCGTATCCGTTGGGAGTCACGCTTGCGAAGTTTGCGGCAAAATATTCCAATTTCGCTATCAGCTTATCGTCCATCGGAGATATCATACCGAACGGAAACCCTTCACGTGTCAGGTTATTAtcccgatttttttctctctcccccccccccccccgcgcctcaatgtgaaagaaaaaatccttGGGACATTGTTTGTGTTGTATTAATCGCAGGTTTGCGGCAAAGCATTCTCGAACGCGAACGATCTGACTCGTCATGGTAAATGTCATTTGGGTGGTTCAATGTTCACGTGTGCGGTgtgttttcacgtttttgcaAACGCGCCTTCTCTTGAGCGTCACATGAAACGTCACGCGACCGACAAGCCGTACAATTGCACCGTTTGTGGCAAAAGTTTCGCACGGAAAGAGCATCTTGACAACCATACGCGTTGTCACACCGGCGAAACTCCGTACAGGTGAGTGCTCCTTCTTAAACACGTTCCATCAGtaggaacgaatgaaattctttctTGTACTATTGTTTCTGCAAGTGGAATATCACGCGCATTTCTTTTCAGGTGTCAATATTGCGCAAAAACTTTCACCCGCAAAGAGCATATGGTCAACCACGTGCGCAAACACACAGGTGAAACTCCTCATCGTTGTGACATTTGCAAGAAGAGCTTCACCCGTAAGGAACACTTTATGAATCATGTTATGTGGCATACCGGCGAAACACCTCATCATTGTCAAGTTTGTGGCAAAAAATATACTCGCAAAGAACATCTCGCCAATCATATGCGATCGCACACCAATGATACGCCTTTTCGTTGTGAAATATGTGGTAggtattttcatttctctcatTTCTAATAAAATCCAAGTCtcaagttgaagaaaaaaatcaattaaattcaatttttcatctagCCAAGTACCGGAGCTAGCTCATTAACCTCTAGAGGACCTAAAAGCCGATATATCAGCTCGCCCTGTGATATGAACTTTGTATATAGTTGATACGGGATACCAgacattaattttttcacttttcaagggtgatttcaactctcaaatccCGGTCGTCTATTAAAGGTTAAAATAGAAGCTTTCAcatgttttttcaatcgaattcaTTCGTCATTAAAAAGTTCGATCGGTCGAGTATTACGATTCCGTTTAgttcgtaataaaaatatgaaatttctttCATCTCCGATAGGCGGCACAGTAGTTGTCGGAAAAGGGGGAAAAGGGATTAAATGTAAATTCGCGCATCGCGTTCGCGCCTTTGACCCTCCAAGTGTGTCGGTGGACGGGCGTGAGAATATCATATTTTTTGGGTAGCGCGAGCGCTTTTTACGTATATTCCTTCGcttccaattttcaatgatcCCCACAGGCAATCCGTCGAAAATAACCATGTGTTAGCGATTTActatttaatttatttctatgGTTTGTCAAACATTGGAATTACAAGTCGAATCGATTATTTATACAGCGACATCGTTGTGTCGTTGGTACGAGACTTTTGACGCGTGCGCGCCCGCCCCCGACTTATTAATTATTGGATGACGCGAGGACGGAGGGGGACGGGGCGTGGAGGGAAATTGAACGCGATGGAACAACCGCGTTGATAGTATAAACCCCATGTATTTTTGGCTGATTTTCAACTCGTTGAAATGAGGGACGGGGGAATAGtaattgttgaaatttatCGGACAATgagttttaataaaatattgttcTGTTGTACTATATTGGAAGGTCCGATAGGCATACAAGCCCTTTTCTTCGGCGTGGATAGCGATGGAATATTTgaaatgctttttttcttttttcttttcgaatgaaattaggCAAGTCGTTTACGAGGAAGGAGCACTTCACGAATCACATAATGTGGCACACCGGTGAGACACCGCATCGCTGTGATTTCTGCTCCAAGACGTTTACCCGAAAGGAACATCTCCTGAACCACGTACGCCAGCACACGGGTGAGTCACCACACCGATGCGGCTTCTGCTCCAAATCGTTCACCAGAAAGG
This sequence is a window from Venturia canescens isolate UGA chromosome 8, ASM1945775v1, whole genome shotgun sequence. Protein-coding genes within it:
- the LOC122414868 gene encoding zinc finger protein 184-like isoform X4 → MNSEQHTIPAASQAQQEANVASNTSQGQLGNAQQQASSSDVRVGTPAVALASSVAKYWVLTGLFPGPIPQVSVYHTQQQNSIGSQRSAELQNQNKEAVQAGTGSHQIAAVGGNLILRSDDTHRHHQKSAINNSPTTTAITAATATTTNNSNNNNLGNGTVDTPLQSGPQIAVSLPGLNLDGTHIQASHLQAAHAQMQQQMQSQQQQLHQQQQQQQQQQQQQQQQQQQQQQQQQQQQTQQQAHHQMQSHQNPQNNVTNSQNQNAQRDENKVKDEGGSCTTERCSDNQVHCQVQCDLQLQQPQDLQQSIMQQQQQQQQQQQIGVSISGNAGGNDNGTATKPEKEKELRQLNMAQFQVPDLKPGGHMMDVRTADGSVVKISAGNEQDLAKTLGAEMVQNMYKVNVEDINQLLAYHEVFGKLQSEIAAGTTLVGGTVPTQTVTTIQNGTPIVQQVQLNKFDIKTSDGEATPGPSASPVSVGSHACEVCGKIFQFRYQLIVHRRYHTERKPFTCQVCGKAFSNANDLTRHGKCHLGGSMFTCAVCFHVFANAPSLERHMKRHATDKPYNCTVCGKSFARKEHLDNHTRCHTGETPYRCQYCAKTFTRKEHMVNHVRKHTGETPHRCDICKKSFTRKEHFMNHVMWHTGETPHHCQVCGKKYTRKEHLANHMRSHTNDTPFRCEICGKSFTRKEHFTNHIMWHTGETPHRCDFCSKTFTRKEHLLNHVRQHTGESPHRCGFCSKSFTRKEHLVNHIRQHTGETPFRCQYCPKAFTRKDHLVNHVRQHTGESPHRCHFCSKSFTRKEHLTNHVRIHTGESPHRCEFCQRTFTRKEHLNNHLRQHTGDSSHCCNVCNKPFTRKEHLVNHMRCHTGERPFVCTECGKSFPLKGNLLFHMRSHNKGSNAERPFRCDLCPKDFMCKGHLVSHRRSHSDERPHSCPDCGKTFVEKGNMLRHLRKHAAEGAPTQVTTAASAISQPGVLPIPAAAVLVGHPLAPPAPPVVPQHTVVVPTPPGVLTSY
- the LOC122414868 gene encoding zinc finger protein 184-like isoform X2 produces the protein MNSEQHTIPAASQAQQEANVASNTSQGQLGNAQQQASSSDVRVGTPAVALASSVAKYWVLTGLFPGPIPQVSVYHTQQQNSIGSQRSAELQNQNKEAVQAGTGSHQIAAVGGNLILRSDDTHRHHQKSAINNSPTTTAITAATATTTNNSNNNNLGNGTVDTPLQSGPQAAHAQMQQQMQSQQQQLHQQQQQQQQQQQQQQQQQQQQQQQQQQQQTQQQAHHQMQSHQNPQNNVTNSQNQNAQRDENKVKDEGGSCTTERCSDNQVHCQVQCDLQLQQPQDLQQSIMQQQQQQQQQQQIGVSISGNAGGNDNGTATKPEKEKELRQLNMAQFQVPDLKPGGHMMDVRTADGSVVKISAGNEQDLAKTLGAEMVQNMYKVNVEDINQLLAYHEVFGKLQSEIAAGTTLVGGTVPTQTVTTIQNGTPIVQQVQLNKFDIKTSDGEATPGPSASPVSVGSHACEVCGKIFQFRYQLIVHRRYHTERKPFTCQVCGKAFSNANDLTRHGKCHLGGSMFTCAVCFHVFANAPSLERHMKRHATDKPYNCTVCGKSFARKEHLDNHTRCHTGETPYRCQYCAKTFTRKEHMVNHVRKHTGETPHRCDICKKSFTRKEHFMNHVMWHTGETPHHCQVCGKKYTRKEHLANHMRSHTNDTPFRCEICGKSFTRKEHFTNHIMWHTGETPHRCDFCSKTFTRKEHLLNHVRQHTGESPHRCGFCSKSFTRKEHLVNHIRQHTGETPFRCQYCPKAFTRKDHLVNHVRQHTGESPHKCQYCTKSFTRKEHLTNHVRQHTGESPHRCHFCSKSFTRKEHLTNHVRIHTGESPHRCEFCQRTFTRKEHLNNHLRQHTGDSSHCCNVCNKPFTRKEHLVNHMRCHTGERPFVCTECGKSFPLKGNLLFHMRSHNKGSNAERPFRCDLCPKDFMCKGHLVSHRRSHSDERPHSCPDCGKTFVEKGNMLRHLRKHAAEGAPTQVTTAASAISQPGVLPIPAAAVLVGHPLAPPAPPVVPQHTVVVPTPPGVLTSY
- the LOC122414868 gene encoding zinc finger protein 184-like isoform X1 codes for the protein MNSEQHTIPAASQAQQEANVASNTSQGQLGNAQQQASSSDVRVGTPAVALASSVAKYWVLTGLFPGPIPQVSVYHTQQQNSIGSQRSAELQNQNKEAVQAGTGSHQIAAVGGNLILRSDDTHRHHQKSAINNSPTTTAITAATATTTNNSNNNNLGNGTVDTPLQSGPQIAVSLPGLNLDGTHIQASHLQAAHAQMQQQMQSQQQQLHQQQQQQQQQQQQQQQQQQQQQQQQQQQQTQQQAHHQMQSHQNPQNNVTNSQNQNAQRDENKVKDEGGSCTTERCSDNQVHCQVQCDLQLQQPQDLQQSIMQQQQQQQQQQQIGVSISGNAGGNDNGTATKPEKEKELRQLNMAQFQVPDLKPGGHMMDVRTADGSVVKISAGNEQDLAKTLGAEMVQNMYKVNVEDINQLLAYHEVFGKLQSEIAAGTTLVGGTVPTQTVTTIQNGTPIVQQVQLNKFDIKTSDGEATPGPSASPVSVGSHACEVCGKIFQFRYQLIVHRRYHTERKPFTCQVCGKAFSNANDLTRHGKCHLGGSMFTCAVCFHVFANAPSLERHMKRHATDKPYNCTVCGKSFARKEHLDNHTRCHTGETPYRCQYCAKTFTRKEHMVNHVRKHTGETPHRCDICKKSFTRKEHFMNHVMWHTGETPHHCQVCGKKYTRKEHLANHMRSHTNDTPFRCEICGKSFTRKEHFTNHIMWHTGETPHRCDFCSKTFTRKEHLLNHVRQHTGESPHRCGFCSKSFTRKEHLVNHIRQHTGETPFRCQYCPKAFTRKDHLVNHVRQHTGESPHKCQYCTKSFTRKEHLTNHVRQHTGESPHRCHFCSKSFTRKEHLTNHVRIHTGESPHRCEFCQRTFTRKEHLNNHLRQHTGDSSHCCNVCNKPFTRKEHLVNHMRCHTGERPFVCTECGKSFPLKGNLLFHMRSHNKGSNAERPFRCDLCPKDFMCKGHLVSHRRSHSDERPHSCPDCGKTFVEKGNMLRHLRKHAAEGAPTQVTTAASAISQPGVLPIPAAAVLVGHPLAPPAPPVVPQHTVVVPTPPGVLTSY
- the LOC122414868 gene encoding zinc finger protein 271-like isoform X8, with the translated sequence MNSEQHTIPAASQAQQEAAHAQMQQQMQSQQQQLHQQQQQQQQQQQQQQQQQQQQQQQQQQQQTQQQAHHQMQSHQNPQNNVTNSQNQNAQRDENKVKDEGGSCTTERCSDNQVHCQVQCDLQLQQPQDLQQSIMQQQQQQQQQQQIGVSISGNAGGNDNGTATKPEKEKELRQLNMAQFQVPDLKPGGHMMDVRTADGSVVKISAGNEQDLAKTLGAEMVQNMYKVNVEDINQLLAYHEVFGKLQSEIAAGTTLVGGTVPTQTVTTIQNGTPIVQQVQLNKFDIKTSDGEATPGPSASPVSVGSHACEVCGKIFQFRYQLIVHRRYHTERKPFTCQVCGKAFSNANDLTRHGKCHLGGSMFTCAVCFHVFANAPSLERHMKRHATDKPYNCTVCGKSFARKEHLDNHTRCHTGETPYRCQYCAKTFTRKEHMVNHVRKHTGETPHRCDICKKSFTRKEHFMNHVMWHTGETPHHCQVCGKKYTRKEHLANHMRSHTNDTPFRCEICGKSFTRKEHFTNHIMWHTGETPHRCDFCSKTFTRKEHLLNHVRQHTGESPHRCGFCSKSFTRKEHLVNHIRQHTGETPFRCQYCPKAFTRKDHLVNHVRQHTGESPHKCQYCTKSFTRKEHLTNHVRQHTGESPHRCHFCSKSFTRKEHLTNHVRIHTGESPHRCEFCQRTFTRKEHLNNHLRQHTGDSSHCCNVCNKPFTRKEHLVNHMRCHTGERPFVCTECGKSFPLKGNLLFHMRSHNKGSNAERPFRCDLCPKDFMCKGHLVSHRRSHSDERPHSCPDCGKTFVEKGNMLRHLRKHAAEGAPTQVTTAASAISQPGVLPIPAAAVLVGHPLAPPAPPVVPQHTVVVPTPPGVLTSY
- the LOC122414868 gene encoding zinc finger protein 880-like isoform X5, which translates into the protein MNSEQHTIPAASQAQQEANVASNTSQGQLGNAQQQASSSDVRVGTPAVALASSVAKYWVLTGLFPGPIPQVSVYHTQQQNSIGSQRSAELQNQNKEAVQAGTGSHQIAAVGGNLILRSDDTHRHHQKSAINNSPTTTAITAATATTTNNSNNNNLGNGTVDTPLQSGPQIAVSLPGLNLDGTHIQASHLQAAHAQMQQQMQSQQQQLHQQQQQQQQQQQQQQQQQQQQQQQQQQQQTQQQAHHQMQSHQNPQNNVTNSQNQNAQRDENKVKDEGGSCTTERCSDNQVHCQVQCDLQLQQPQDLQQSIMQQQQQQQQQQQIGVSISGNAGGNDNGTATKPEKEKELRQLNMAQFQVPDLKPGGHMMDVRTADGSVVKISAGNEQDLAKTLGAEMVQNMYKVNVEDINQLLAYHEVFGKLQSEIAAGTTLVGGTVPTQTVTTIQNGTPIVQQVQLNKFDIKTSDGEATPGPSASPVSVGSHACEVCGKIFQFRYQLIVHRRYHTERKPFTCQVCGKAFSNANDLTRHGKCHLGGSMFTCAVCFHVFANAPSLERHMKRHATDKPYNCTVCGKSFARKEHLDNHTRCHTGETPYRCQYCAKTFTRKEHMVNHVRKHTGETPHRCDICKKSFTRKEHFMNHVMWHTGETPHHCQVCGKKYTRKEHLANHMRSHTNDTPFRCEICGKSFTRKEHFTNHIMWHTGETPHRCDFCSKTFTRKEHLLNHVRQHTGESPHRCGFCSKSFTRKEHLVNHIRQHTGESPHRCHFCSKSFTRKEHLTNHVRIHTGESPHRCEFCQRTFTRKEHLNNHLRQHTGDSSHCCNVCNKPFTRKEHLVNHMRCHTGERPFVCTECGKSFPLKGNLLFHMRSHNKGSNAERPFRCDLCPKDFMCKGHLVSHRRSHSDERPHSCPDCGKTFVEKGNMLRHLRKHAAEGAPTQVTTAASAISQPGVLPIPAAAVLVGHPLAPPAPPVVPQHTVVVPTPPGVLTSY
- the LOC122414868 gene encoding zinc finger protein 271-like isoform X7, whose product is MNSEQHTIPAASQAQQEIAVSLPGLNLDGTHIQASHLQAAHAQMQQQMQSQQQQLHQQQQQQQQQQQQQQQQQQQQQQQQQQQQTQQQAHHQMQSHQNPQNNVTNSQNQNAQRDENKVKDEGGSCTTERCSDNQVHCQVQCDLQLQQPQDLQQSIMQQQQQQQQQQQIGVSISGNAGGNDNGTATKPEKEKELRQLNMAQFQVPDLKPGGHMMDVRTADGSVVKISAGNEQDLAKTLGAEMVQNMYKVNVEDINQLLAYHEVFGKLQSEIAAGTTLVGGTVPTQTVTTIQNGTPIVQQVQLNKFDIKTSDGEATPGPSASPVSVGSHACEVCGKIFQFRYQLIVHRRYHTERKPFTCQVCGKAFSNANDLTRHGKCHLGGSMFTCAVCFHVFANAPSLERHMKRHATDKPYNCTVCGKSFARKEHLDNHTRCHTGETPYRCQYCAKTFTRKEHMVNHVRKHTGETPHRCDICKKSFTRKEHFMNHVMWHTGETPHHCQVCGKKYTRKEHLANHMRSHTNDTPFRCEICGKSFTRKEHFTNHIMWHTGETPHRCDFCSKTFTRKEHLLNHVRQHTGESPHRCGFCSKSFTRKEHLVNHIRQHTGETPFRCQYCPKAFTRKDHLVNHVRQHTGESPHKCQYCTKSFTRKEHLTNHVRQHTGESPHRCHFCSKSFTRKEHLTNHVRIHTGESPHRCEFCQRTFTRKEHLNNHLRQHTGDSSHCCNVCNKPFTRKEHLVNHMRCHTGERPFVCTECGKSFPLKGNLLFHMRSHNKGSNAERPFRCDLCPKDFMCKGHLVSHRRSHSDERPHSCPDCGKTFVEKGNMLRHLRKHAAEGAPTQVTTAASAISQPGVLPIPAAAVLVGHPLAPPAPPVVPQHTVVVPTPPGVLTSY
- the LOC122414868 gene encoding zinc finger protein 880-like isoform X6, with protein sequence MNSEQHTIPAASQAQQEANVASNTSQGQLGNAQQQASSSDVRVGTPAVALASSVAKYWVLTGLFPGPIPQVSVYHTQQQNSIGSQRSAELQNQNKEAVQAGTGSHQIAAVGGNLILRSDDTHRHHQKSAINNSPTTTAITAATATTTNNSNNNNLGNGTVDTPLQSGPQIAVSLPGLNLDGTHIQASHLQAAHAQMQQQMQSQQQQLHQQQQQQQQQQQQQQQQQQQQQQQQQQQQTQQQAHHQMQSHQNPQNNVTNSQNQNAQRDENKVKDEGGSCTTERCSDNQVHCQVQCDLQLQQPQDLQQSIMQQQQQQQQQQQIGVSISGNAGGNDNGTATKPEKEKELRQLNMAQFQVPDLKPGGHMMDVRTADGSVVKISAGNEQDLAKTLGAEMVQNMYKVNVEDINQLLAYHEVFGKLQSEIAAGTTLVGGTVPTQTVTTIQNGTPIVQQVQLNKFDIKTSDGEATPGPSASPVSVGSHACEVCGKIFQFRYQLIVHRRYHTERKPFTCQVCGKAFSNANDLTRHGKCHLGGSMFTCAVCFHVFANAPSLERHMKRHATDKPYNCTVCGKSFARKEHLDNHTRCHTGETPYRCQYCAKTFTRKEHMVNHVRKHTGETPHRCDICKKSFTRKEHFMNHVMWHTGETPHHCQVCGKKYTRKEHLANHMRSHTNDTPFRCEICGKSFTRKEHFTNHIMWHTGETPHRCDFCSKTFTRKEHLLNHVRQHTGETPFRCQYCPKAFTRKDHLVNHVRQHTGESPHRCHFCSKSFTRKEHLTNHVRIHTGESPHRCEFCQRTFTRKEHLNNHLRQHTGDSSHCCNVCNKPFTRKEHLVNHMRCHTGERPFVCTECGKSFPLKGNLLFHMRSHNKGSNAERPFRCDLCPKDFMCKGHLVSHRRSHSDERPHSCPDCGKTFVEKGNMLRHLRKHAAEGAPTQVTTAASAISQPGVLPIPAAAVLVGHPLAPPAPPVVPQHTVVVPTPPGVLTSY